The proteins below are encoded in one region of Conger conger chromosome 17, fConCon1.1, whole genome shotgun sequence:
- the fancb gene encoding Fanconi anemia group B protein — protein sequence MFTLPSGAMLNQRGQRTSLLNQNGDVLSFQFSHDLASGGERQRGSELRVTRMSFQRETKAFPIKFEGKTDINKSSSTSVEVVDCSSVVDVKVGLTVPCVLLKRSKKQGAHLKYLLFTLSHSNSLNPHLEFKVPYEIKDNLTLLHGPTVLWSNAGMIYYISLQVGEVKQVPLHLSSVSFIGELPLDQRKIIIFGSKISSTERTADAQADAWGQRNVGYFLEEGKEFDGAWVLPHAYSSVVKCMLLLSTEEDEGGPKVTVVAATSGKQLVWFEGGAPRDVCTLPFEEPQNVMLVDTGRNGCLFTVSFSHGNVCTVWKDSFQVASCWQGVCSLLVDDFVGCGTDQALILFDDPCPPGSAPTNFIITDLGDITYTSRPEGSEGLPGADTVQENHLLTVQALESRLQSGMASVQDLQRDLEEKERVILQSVRALTDLVSGREHSLPSAQQEGLVSLWDDDDDDEDVQGLAEELPAPPLALPPVVEKVWHRVIEDRLVVGVQLTADSTPLLEGASVSLLIEAGQGPTPPVIRVRSRSFRPPPPAALVPAAPPGLEPLAKRKRPDPTSEPRLTLTAVTELAPLLACAGLPCRVLLHLATGPRRAGGPQVTHCGFISPDIQDVAQGKLTPRLLTDRTLTTAEAREDLLSLLAASDSWCFQISCSDHTLFDVPQWLLGALRCERLAVQPDFILSDPELLSSAALLFQWQERTTFIGELLVYYRGLHRLLQFLDSLCRHLPSSHQIQPLGRERRAGRAPGQDPGQALASSLEREALALRDGVASLLQGAASREDSEGLGWVEGTADPGPTDELRRRRAEWGRERERSGRRLSPLVDVEPYRRLVADLSQVQLETDLSALALCDAWPLLTAPTTDSPIPAAPNR from the exons ATGTTTACCCTTCCTTCAGGTGCCATGCTGAACCAGAGGGGGCAGCGCACAAGTCTGCTCAACCAGAATGGAGATGTTCTGTCCTTCCAGTTCAGTCATGATCTGGcaagtgggggagagaggcagaggggatCAGAACTGAGAGTGACCCGGATGTCATTCCAAAGGGAAACCAAGGCTTTTCCCATCAAATTCGAAGGAAAGACTGACATTAACAAAAGCAGCTCCACCAGTGTCGAAGTTGTGGATTGTTCCTCCGTGGTAGATGTGAAAGTTGGACTAACTGTCCCTTGCGTCCTGCTCAAACGGTCCAAGAAGCAAGGAGCCCACTTAAAATACCTTCTCTTTACACTGAGCCACTCTAATTCTTTAAATCCTCACCTGGAATTTAAGGTTCCGTATGAAATCAAAGACAACCTGACACTTCTACATGGCCCCACTGTgctctggagcaatgcgggcATGATTTATTACATATCGTTGCAAGTGGGAGAAGTTAAACAAGTGCCTCTTCACCTATCTTCAGTGAGTTTCATAGGGGAGCTACCCCTGGACCAGAGGAAAATTATCATATTTGGCTCTAAAATATCCTCAACGGAAAGGACAGCCGATGCACAGGCAGATGCCTGGGGCCAGAGGAACGTTGGGTATTTCCTGGAGGAGGGAAAAGAGTTTGATGGAGCCTGGGTTTTGCCGCACGCTTACAGCTCCGTCGTGAAGTGCATGCTTCTCCTCTCCACCGAGGAGGACGAGGGTGGGCCGAAGGTCACAGTGGTGGCAGCGACCAGCGGGAAGCAGCTGGTGTGGTTTGAAGGCGGAGCCCCCAGGGATGTGTGCACTCTCCCATTTGAGGAGCCTCAGAATGTCATGTTGGTCGACACCGGTCGCAACGGCTGCCTCTTCACCGTCTCATTCAGCCATGGgaatgtgtgcactgtgtggaaAGACTCTTTCCAG GTGGCATCCTGCTGGCAGGGAGTGTGCTCTCTGCTGGTAGATGACTTTGTTGGCTGTGGTACTGACCAGGCACTGATACTGTTTGACGACCCCTGCCCACCAGGCTCTGCGCCCACCAACTTCATAATCACTGACCTTGGTGACATCACCTACACT AGCAGACCAGAGGGCAGCGAGGGGCTTCCTGGAGCTGACACTGTCCAAGAGAACCATCTCCTCACTGTCCAGGCCTTAGAGTCCAGACTGCAG AGTGGAATGGCCTCTGTTCAGGACCTCCAGAGGGacctggaggagaaggagagagtgatcCTGCAGTCTGTCCGAGCCCTGACGGACCTGGTCTCTGGAAGAGAGCACTCCCTGCCCAGTGCCCAGCAG GAAGGCTTGGTATCTCTgtgggatgatgatgatgatgatgaagatgtgCAGGGCTTGGCTGAGGAGCTTCCGGCCCCTCCCCTGGCCCTGCCCCCTGTGGTAGAAAAGGTGTGGCACAGAGTCATCGAGGACCGCCTGGTTGTCGGCGTGCAGTTGACCGCAGACTCCACCCC ATTGCTGGAGGGCGCTAGCGTGTCATTGCTGATTGAGGCAGGCCAAGGCCCCACCCCTCCAGTAATTCGGGTCCGCAGCAGGTCcttccgcccccccccgcccgctgCCCTCGTTCCTGCTGCTCCGCCCGGCCTCGAGCCGCTGGCCAAGAGGAAGAGGCCGGACCCGACCAGCGAGCCGCGCCTGACCCTCACTGCTGTCACTGAGCTGGCCCCGCTCCTGGCGTGCGCTGGTCTCCCGTGCCGTGTCCTGCTCCACTTAGCCACCGGCCCCCGCAGGGCCGGAGGTCCACAGGTGACGCACTGCGGCTTCATCTCGCCGGACATCCAGGACGTGGCCCAGGGGAAACTCACTCCACGCTTGCTCACGGACCGTACCCTCACCACAG CTGAGGCCAGAGAGGACCTCCTGAGCCTGCTGGCAGCATCAGACTCCTGGTGCTTCCAGATCAGCTGCTCAGACCACACCCTGTTTGACGTGCCCCAGTGGCTGCTGGGAGCCCTGAGGTGCGAGAGGTTAGCGGTGCAGCCAGACTTTATCCTGTCTGACCCAGAGCTTCTGTCCAGTGCCGCCCTGCTGTTTCAGTGGCAGGAGAGGACCACTTTCATAGGGGAGCTGCTCGTCTACTACAG GGGCCTGCACCGTCTGCTCCAGTTCCTGGACTCCCTGTGCCGCCACCTGCCCTCGTCCCACCAGATCCAGCCCCTGGGGAGGGAGCGCAGGGCGGGGCGGGCCCCCGGGCAGGACCCCGGGCAGGCCTTggcctcttccctggagagagaGGCGCTGGCCCTGCGGGACGGGGTGGCGTCGTTGCTCCAGGGAGCCGCCAGCAGGGAGGACTCTGAGGGGctggggtgggtggaggggaCCGCAGACCCAGGCCCCACAGACGAGCTCCGCAGACGCAGGgcggagtgggggagggagcgggagaggagcgggaggaggCTGAGCCCCCTGGTGGACGTGGAGCCCTATCGCAGGCTGGTCGCTGACCTGTCCCAGGTTCAGCTGGAGACTGACCTTTCCGCTCTCGCCCTGTGTGACGCCTGGCCTCTCCTCACCGCCCCTACCACCGACTCACCCATACCCGCCGCCCCTAACAGATAA